In Camelus bactrianus isolate YW-2024 breed Bactrian camel chromosome 10, ASM4877302v1, whole genome shotgun sequence, a genomic segment contains:
- the TMX2 gene encoding thioredoxin-related transmembrane protein 2 isoform X3, whose protein sequence is MAVLAPLIALVYSVPRLSRWLARPYYLLSALLSVAFLLVRKLPPVCDSLPTQREDGNPCDFDWREVEILMFLSAIVMMKNRRSITVEQHIGNIFMFSKVANAILFFRLDIRMGLLYITLCIVFLMTCKPPLYMGPEYIKYFNDKTIDEELERDKRVTWIVEFFANWSNDCQSFAPIYADLSLKYNCAGLNFGKVDVGRYTDVQSKHVTPHQAAPYPDPVPRWQGGHAAATD, encoded by the exons ATGGCGGTCCTGGCACCTTTAATTGCTCTTGTGTATTCGGTGCCGCGACTTTCACGATGGCTGGCCCGACCTTACTACCTTCTGTCAGCCTTGCTTTCTGTTGCCTTCCTACTCGTGAGGAAGCTGCCCCCTGTCTGCGACAGTCTCCCCACGCAGCGCGAAGACGGTAACCCGTGTGACTTCGACTGG AGAGAAGTGGAGATCCTGATGTTTCTCAGTGCCATTGTGATGATGAAGAACCGCAGGTCCA TCACTGTGGAGCAACATATAGGCAACATCTTCATGTTTAGTAAAGTGGCCAATGCAATTCTTTTCTTCCGCCTGGATATTCGCATGGGCCTGCTTTACATCACACTCTGCATAG TGTTCCTGATGACATGCAAACCCCCCCTGTACATGGGCCCTGAGTACATCAAGTACTTCAATGATAAAACCATTGAT GAAGAGCTGGAGCGGGACAAGAGGGTCACTTGGATTGTGGAGTTCTTTGCCAATTGGTCTAATGACTGCCAATCATTTGCCCCTATCTACGCTGACCTCTCCCTTAA GTACAACTGTGCAGGGCTAAATTTTGGGAAGGTGGACGTTGGACGCTACACTGAT GTACAAAGTAAGCACGTCACCCCTCACCAAGCAGCTCCCTACCCTGATCCTGTTCCAAGGTGGCAAGGAGGTCATGCGGCGGCCACAGATTGA
- the MED19 gene encoding mediator of RNA polymerase II transcription subunit 19, protein MENFTALFGAQADPPPPPTALGFGPGKPPPPPPPPPGGGPGTAPPPTAATAAPGADKSAAGCGPFYLMRELPGSTELTGSTNLITHYNLEQAYNKFCGKKVKEKLSNFLPDLPGMIDLPGSHDNSSLRSLIEKPPILGGSFNPITGTMLAGFRLHTGPLPEQCRLMHIQPPKKKNKHKHKQSRTQDPVPPETPSDSDHKKKKKKKEEDPERKRKKKEKKKKKNRHSPDHPGMGSSQASSSSSLR, encoded by the exons ATGGAGAATTTTACGGCGCTTTTCGGAGCTCAGGCTGACCCACCGCCGCCCCCAACCGCACTCGGCTTCGGACCTGGAAAGCCTCCACccccgccgcctcctcctccggGCGGGGGTCCAGGCACGGCCCCGCCCCCCACCGCGGCCACGGCCGCTCCCGGCGCTGACAAGTCAGCGGCAGGTTGTGGCCCCTTCTACCTAATGCGGGAACTACCAG GCAGCACAGAGCTGACAGGCAGCACTAATCTGATCACACACTACAACCTGGAACAGGCCTATAATAAATTCTGTGGGAAGAAAGTGAAGGAGAAGCTAAGTAACTTCCTGCCTGACCTGCCAGGGATGATTGATCTGCCTGGTTCCCATGACAACAGCAGCCTCCGCTCCCTCATCGAGAAGCCCCCTATTCTCGGTGGCTCTTTTAATCCTATCACAGGGACCATGCTGGCTGGCTTCCGCCTCCATACTGGTCCG TTGCCGGAGCAGTGTCGTCTGATGCATATTCAGCCTCCCAAGAAGAAGAATAAGCACAAGCACAAACAGAGCCGTACCCAGGATCCTGTCCCCCCAG AAACACCGTCTGACTCAGAtcacaaaaagaagaagaagaaaaaagaagaggatcCTGAacggaaaaggaagaagaaagagaagaagaaaaagaag AACCGACACAGTCCAGACCACCCGGGCATGGGCAGCTCtcaggccagcagcagcagcagcctccgCTAA
- the ZDHHC5 gene encoding palmitoyltransferase ZDHHC5 has protein sequence MPSESGKRFKPSKYVPVSAAAIFLVGATTLFFAFTCPGLSLYVSPAVPIYNAVVFLFVLANFSMATFMDPGIFPRAEEDEDKEDDFRAPLYKTVEIKGIQVRMKWCATCRFYRPPRCSHCSVCDNCVEEFDHHCPWVNNCIGRRNYRYFFLFLLSLTAHIMGVFGFGLLYVLYHMEELSGVRTAVTMAVMCVAGLFFIPVAGLTGFHVVLVARGRTTNEQVTGKFRGGVNPFTNGCCNNVSRVLCSSPAPRYLGRPKKEKTIVIRPPFLRPEVSDGQITVKIMDNGIQGELRRTKSKGSLEITESQSADAEPPPPPKPDLSRYTGLRTHLSLAPNEDSSLLGKESPPTPTMYKYRPGYSSSSTSAAMPHSSSAKLSRGDSLKEPTSIAESSRHPSYRSEPSLEPESFRSPTFGKSFHFDPLSSGSRSSSLKSAQGTGFELGQLQSIRSEGTTSTSYKSLANQTRNGSLSYDSLLTPSDSPDFESVQAGPEPDPPLGYTSPFLSARLAQQREAERHPRLVPTGPTHREPSPVRYDNLSRHIVASLQEREKLLRQSPPLSGREEEPGLGDSGIQSTPGSGHAPRTSSSSDDSKRSPLGKTPLGRPAAPRFGKPDGLRGRGLGSPEPGPTAPYLGRSMSYSSQKAPPGVPETEEVALQPLLTPKDEVQLKTAYSKSNGQPKSIGSASPGPGQPPLSSPTRGGVKKVSGVGGTTYEISV, from the exons CTGTCCAGGACTAAGCCTCTATGTGTCACCTGCAGTGCCCATCTACAATGcggttgtttttctctttgtgctggccAACTTCAGCATGGCCACCTTCATGGACCCGGGGATTTTCCCTCGAG CTGAAGAGGATGAAGACAAGGAAGATGACTTCCGAGCTCCCCTTTACAAAACAGTGGAGATCAAGGGCATCCAGGTGCGCATGAAGTGGTGCGCCACCTGCCGCTTCTACCGTCCTCCTCGGTGTTCACACTGCAGTGTCTGTGACAATTGTGTGGAG GAATTTGATCATCACTGCCCCTGGGTGAACAACTGTATTGGTCGCCGAAACTACCGttacttcttcctcttcctcctttccctgaCTGCCCACATTATGGGTGTGTTTGGCTTCGGCCTCCTTTATGTCCTCTACCACATGGAGGAACTCTCAGGGGTACGCACGGCTGTCAC AATGGCAGTGATGTGTGTGGCTGGCTTATTCTTCATCCCGGTAGCTGGCCTCACGGGATTTCACGTGGTGCTGGTGGCTAGGGGACGCACGACCAATGAACAG GTTACGGGTAAATTCCGGGGAGGTGTGAACCCCTTTACCAATGGCTGCTGTAACAATGTCAGCCGTGTACTCTGCAGTTCCCCGGCACCCAG GTATTTGGggagaccaaagaaagagaagacaatTGTAATCAGACCGCCCTTCCTTCGGCCAGAAGTGTCAGATGGGCAGATAACTGTGAAGATCATGGACAATGGTATCCAGGGAGAGCTGAGGAGAACTAAG TCTAAGGGAAGCTTGGAGATAACAGAAAGCCAGTCTGCAGACGCTGAACCTCCACCTCCTCCAAAGCCAGACCTGAGCCGTTACACGGGGCTACGAACACACCTCAGCCTGGCTCCTAATGAGG ATAGCAGCCTCCTGGGCAAGGAGAGCCCCCCCACACCAACCATGTACAAGTATCGGCCGGgctacagcagcagcagcacctcaGCTGCCATGCCTCATTCGTCCAGCGCCAAG CTGAGTCGTGGGGACAGCTTGAAGGAGCCAACCTCAATTGCAGAGAGCAGCCGCCATCCCAGCTACCGCTCAGAGCCCAGCTTGGAGCCAGAGAGCTTCCGTTCTCCCACCTTTGGCAAAAGTTTTCACTTCGATCCACTATCCAGTGGCTCACGCTCCTCCAGCCTCAAGTCGGCCCAGGGCACAGGCTTTGAGCTGGGCCAGCTGCAGTCCATTCGTTCAGAGGGCACAACCTCCACCTCCTATAAGAGCTTGGCCAACCAGACACGCAACGGAAGCCTGTCTTATGACAGCCTGCTCACGCCTTCAGACAGCCCTGATTTTGAGTCCGTGCAGGCAGGGCCTGAGCCAGACCCGCCTTTAGGCTAcacctctcccttcctgtcagcccgGCTGGCCCAGCAACGGGAAGCCGAGAGGCACCCACGTTTGGTGCCAACCGGCCCAACGCACCGAGAGCCCTCACCAGTCCGGTACGACAATCTGTCGCGCCATATTGTGGCCTCCCTCCAGGAACGAGAGAAGCTGCTACGCCAGTCACCCCCACTCTCAGGCCGTGAGGAAGAACCAGGCTTGGGGGACTCAGGCATTCAGTCAACACCGGGCTCAGGCCATGCCCCTCGTACTAGTTCCTCCTCAGATGATTCGAAGAGATCGCCCTTGGGCAAGACTCCACTGGGACGCCCTGCTGCCCCCCGTTTTGGCAAGCCAGATGGGCTAAGAGGCCGGGGACTAGGGTCCCCTGAACCAGGCCCAACTGCCCCCTACCTGGGCCGGTCCATGTCTTACAGCAGCCAAAAAGCCCCACCTGGTGTCCCTGAAACGGAGGAAGTGGCCTTGCAGCCATTACTGACACCCAA aGATGAAGTACAGCTCAAGACGGCCTACAGCAAATCCAACGGGCAGCCCAAGAGCATAGGCTCAGCCTCCCCTGGCCCAGGCCAGCCACCTCTCAGTAGCCCCACAAGGGGGGGAGTCAAGAAGGTGTCAGGGGTTGGTGGCACCACCTACGAGATTTCGGTGTGA